The following proteins are encoded in a genomic region of Huiozyma naganishii CBS 8797 chromosome 9, complete genome:
- the PTC6 gene encoding type 2C protein phosphatase PTC6 (similar to Saccharomyces cerevisiae PTC6 (YCR079W); ancestral locus Anc_6.353) has protein sequence MVTGGCCLRAGEPVMGVASGYVRAAGGKLRVPLLRFPGAVGHATSRVNRLQNDDAYAIQMLRGGGGGARSGAVLYMSLFDGHGPRGKEMAQSLAAGLHVELVEQRDRGLVRADLYSLLERYYKVIGGAYWQKLYRNRQQFYDRFVKNCHTKQEQVLYDSENLGTRMLFDKWGNLIDKNSLLNEAQRLALYYTFLKFDLEKCCGFGSGEVHDKGEPSGGSTASSVFVSPWDEYNSGSCNDDAFFVEPRGLLKLVVTQVGDSRVLICDSSGLAHNLSTPHHVTSARESQRLDTKVREADLDAFGDARFLNNYANTRSFGDLPAKIHGLSAEPDIFSYLVGNTRDLPYSERSKLQFGGDECFVALVTDGVSDLLVDQEIVDLITTTVNGRGLRTATPQLVAEEVIKFIVSIAPKHADNATCLVLRLSNWGNWPTLDRTGAAREALLING, from the coding sequence ATGGTTACTGGTGGTTGCTGCTTGAGGGCAGGGGAGCCGGTGATGGGCGTTGCGAGCGGGTACGTCAGGGCGGCCGGTGGGAAGTTGCGGGtgccgctgctgcggttCCCGGGGGCCGTGGGCCACGCGACCAGCAGGGTCAACCGGTTGCAGAACGACGATGCGTACGCGATACAGATGCTACGAGGCGGGGGTGGGGGTGCTAGGAGCGGTGCCGTGCTGTACATGTCGCTGTTTGATGGGCATGGTCCCCGCGGGAAGGAGATGGCGCAGTCGCTGGCGGCTGGGCTGCACGTGGAGCTCGTGGAGCAGAGGGACCGCGGACTCGTGCGTGCTGATCTTTACTCCCTGTTGGAAAGGTACTACAAAGTTATTGGTGGTGCGTACTGGCAGAAATTATACCGGAACAGGCAGCAATTCTACGACAGGTTCGTCAAGAACTGCCACACGAAGCAGGAGCAGGTGCTGTACGATTCGGAGAATCTTGGAACACGAATGCTCTTTGATAAATGGGGGAacctcatcgacaagaACTCTTTGCTCAATGAGGCTCAGAGGCTCGCTCTGTACTACACTTTCCTCAAGTTTGATCTCGAGAAATGCTGTGGGTTCGGATCTGGGGAGGTGCACGATAAGGGGGAACCTTCCGGTGGGTCCACCGCGTCCTCCGTGTTTGTATCCCCCTGGGACGAGTACAACAGTGGTTCTTGTAATGACGACGCTTTCTTCGTGGAACCCCGCGGGCTGCTCAAGCTCGTCGTCACGCAGGTGGGGGACTCTCGCGTGCTTATATGCGATTCCTCGGGGCTCGCACATAACTTGTCAACACCACACCACGTCACATCAGCAAGGGAGTCTCAGAGGCTAGATACTAAAGTGCGCGAGGCAGATTTGGACGCCTTTGGCGACGCCCGGTTCCTTAACAACTACGCAAATACGAGGTCTTTCGGAGACCTTCCAGCAAAGATCCACGGGCTTAGTGCAGAGCCAGACATATTTTCCTACCTCGTTGGTAACACTCGGGACCTCCCCTACAGCGAGCGGTCCAAATTGCAGTTCGGTGGAGACGAATGTTTTGTCGCGCTTGTCACGGACGGAGTCTCCGACTTGCTCGTAGATCAAGAGATCGTAGATCTCATCACGACAACGGTCAATGGCCGCGGGCTCAGGACCGCCACGCCGCAACTCGTCGCAGAAGAGGTCATCAAGTTCATCGTATCCATCGCCCCGAAACACGCAGATAACGCCACGTGTCTCGTCCTGAGACTCTCTAACTGGGGGAACTGGCCCACTCTGGACAGGACGGGCGCTGCTAGAGAGGCGTTGCTCATCAATGGCTGA
- the PAT1 gene encoding deadenylation-dependent mRNA-decapping factor PAT1 (similar to Saccharomyces cerevisiae PAT1 (YCR077C); ancestral locus Anc_6.350), producing the protein MSFFGKRSRGGAKGRHPQQQQGGGAGAGAGGEPLDFEETYRGYGDYGQEDGDYLNDETFGDNAELGNDFDFGHGVQQQEAVPQPPQQQPHVSYVQAAQSGIHTAQMDTSADLKPMASLWSTGPPAVQQPHILSMEEIERQQRQMQQQGFMQAPPPPPPIHPMTPQGYPVPPSDAPYQGFMQGPPPPPPATAPNAPTAPNMQQFAPNVQYGMPGQQGAYPPAFNQGAFPGMYQASSPAPVQPQGAPDRGELQSELQPQPQSQSQSQSPQPEREQRLASGQPAQLRTRLQQQQQQQRREPLSPEEQQRLQVRHAKVEKILKHAGLMTPRDKDFITRYQLSQIVTEDPYDEDFYFQVYKIIQRGGVVGESNKGLIARAYLEHSGHRLGGRYKRADIALQRMQNQVEKAVTVAKERPQKNKNKLEEEASGAGGREGVLGKVSTAMNSKTPRRQLQIPLANLRSNSEIEASELEASAKVPTPGALEEVTQSLDNVEISQKSRVRRRSSYAFSSVDHNSVLGRSGGRKFVLSLIETVYEEVLELEANLRSGKETNNQKLWDALHVNDDVYEVCPFVSMLTFDKGVKIMPRIFNFLDKQQKLKSLQMFFSELSHLNIIIISSYKTNPTPSDAQLKKIDLFQTVFLKIIVSFLSSSSNFIEIMGLLLHLIKNNNVSFISTSKIGLNLITVLISRAALIRQDTNRSNVLSSPEISTWNEIYDKLFTAMESKIVAVFPPAEYTDRVVHAAGSTAPTKYYDQAYIWQFLASLALSGKLNHQRIIIDEVRDEIFGTINAAEEMREQAKNTQGAPADDLLYRRDKLYQDLNLFLNVMGLIARDGEIAELK; encoded by the coding sequence ATGTCGTTCTTCGGGAAGAGATCTAGGGGCGGTGCGAAGGGGAGACacccgcagcagcagcaaggGGGCGGAGCAGGAGCAGGAGCAGGAGGGGAGCCGCTcgattttgaagagacGTACCGTGGGTATGGCGATTACGGACAGGAGGACGGGGATTACCTCAATGACGAGACGTTTGGGGACAATGCGGAGTTGGGGAACGATTTTGATTTTGGGCACGGtgtgcagcagcaggaGGCTGTTCCACAGCCtccgcagcagcagccacACGTTTCGTACGTCCAGGCTGCGCAATCTGGGATCCACACGGCGCAAATGGACACCTCTGCTGACTTGAAACCTATGGCGTCGTTGTGGTCCACTGGGCCGCCAGCGGTGCAACAGCCTCATATCTTGTCCATGGAGGAGATTGAGAGACAGCAACGGCAGATGCAACAACAGGGGTTCATGCAGGCGCCTCCACCGCCACCACCGATTCACCCAATGACACCACAGGGGTACCCTGTGCCACCTAGTGATGCGCCTTACCAGGGGTTCATGCAGggaccaccaccaccaccaccagcaactGCACCAAATGCACCAACTGCACCAAATATGCAACAGTTCGCACCAAATGTGCAGTACGGTATGCCAGGACAGCAAGGTGCGTACCCTCCCGCGTTCAACCAGGGTGCCTTCCCAGGGATGTACCAGGCTTCGTCACCGGCTCCAGTTCAGCCACAGGGCGCACCAGACAGGGGGGAACTCCAGAGCGAGTTGCAACCACAGCCGCAATCGCAATCGCAATCGCAGTCCCCACAGCCGGAAAGAGAGCAGCGTTTGGCTTCTGGTCAGCCCGCTCAATTGAGAACAAGGctccagcagcagcagcagcagcagcggagAGAACCATTGTCGccagaggaacaacagCGGCTGCAGGTGCGCCACGCGAAGGTCGAGAAGATCCTGAAACACGCAGGACTGATGACCCCTAGGGACAAGGACTTCATCACGAGGTACCAGTTGTCGCAGATCGTCACGGAGGACCCCTACGACGAGGACTTTTACTTCCAAGTGTACAAGATCATCCAGCGCGGTGGTGTCGTTGGCGAATCCAACAAGGGACTCATCGCGCGCGCGTACTTGGAACACTCTGGGCATAGACTCGGCGGGAGGTACAAGAGAGCCGATATCGCACTGCAGAGAATGCAGAACCAAGTAGAGAAGGCAGTCACCGTTGCGAAAGAGAGACCgcagaagaacaagaacaagctAGAGGAGGAGGCCAGTGGTGCAGGTGGGCGCGAGGGTGTTCTAGGGAAAGTCTCCACCGCCATGAACAGTAAGACCCCAAGAAGACAGTTGCAGATCCCGCTGGCAAACCTGAGATCGAACAGCGAGATCGAGGCCTCGGAATTGGAGGCGTCGGCGAAGGTGCCCACTCCGGGGGCACTCGAGGAGGTCACGCAGTCCCTCGACAACGTCGAGATCAGCCAGAAGTCCAGGGTTAGGAGAAGGTCCTCTTATGCGTTCTCCTCCGTGGACCACAACTCGGTGCTAGGTAGATCAGGCGGTAGAAAATTCGTGCTCTCGCTGATCGAAACCGTGTACGAGGAGGTCCTCGAATTGGAGGCCAATCTGAGAAGTGGTAAGGAGACGAACAACCAGAAACTGTGGGACGCACTGCACGTTAACGATGATGTCTACGAGGTATGCCCCTTCGTCTCCATGCTCACTTTCGACAAGGGCGTCAAGATTATGCCCCGgatcttcaatttcctGGACAAgcaacagaaactgaaatCGTTGCAGATGTTCTTCTCAGAGTTGTCCCACTTgaacatcatcatcatcagctCGTACAAGACGAACCCAACGCCCTCAGACGcgcaattgaagaaaatcgATTTGTTCCAAACCgtgtttttgaagatcaTTGTTTCATTCCTGTCCAGTAGCTCAAACTTTATCGAAATCATGGGGCTTTTGCTTCACctgatcaagaacaacaacgttTCGTTCATCTCCACCTCTAAGATTGGACTGAACTTAATCACCGTGCTCATCTCGCGTGCAGCTTTGATCAGACAGGACACAAACAGGAGCAACGTCCTTTCATCGCCAGAGATCTCCACGTGGAACGAAATCTACGACAAACTGTTCACTGCCATGGAGAGCAAGATCGTCGCAGTGTTCCCACCAGCGGAGTACACGGACAGAGTGGTCCACGCCGCGGGGTCCACCGCACCAACGAAATACTACGACCAAGCGTACATATGGCAGTTTCTGGCGTCGCTTGCCCTCAGTGGGAAGCTGAACCACCAGCGGATCATCATCGATGAAGTAAGGGACGAGATTTTCGGGACCATCAATGCGGCAGAGGAGATGAGGGAGCAGGCCAAGAACACGCAGGGCGCACCAGCGGATGACCTCCTGTACAGGCGCGACAAACTCTACCAAGACCTGAACCTGTTCTTGAACGTCATGGGACTGATAGCAAGAGACGGCGAGATCGCAGAACTGAAATGA
- the FUB1 gene encoding Fub1p (similar to Saccharomyces cerevisiae YCR076C; ancestral locus Anc_6.349): MVHSRERTYNDSLRMVATGKVQLAAAIVVECLRRLGFTRVEAVKDGKGSSDTVRYTVTSDVTVHLVVVEVEPGKKCMVTLYGDNGAAPRTGIFEYETDFAILQDTAFPVDTASYLQNADLQRLVQTVQLKLQLKPIPTRTRTCPLRESEVGARSIPKPEPLPSLHRPVKTTEPQNARPADMPGFDDEYEVNGPRGGAAHRDQFPGLSLGPTRSGGYGDVDLYPMGLRQPFGPGVGPTAPGQGGMIFDPFGSNRERDMMAEDQQNRGPGWMPGAKFDEPYGGSGSTRFGGGSTGFPGAGSGSGAGAGPGFM; the protein is encoded by the coding sequence ATGGTTCACAGCCGTGAGAGGACTTACAACGACAGTTTGAGGATGGTTGCGACAGGTAAAGTGCAGCTGGCTGCTGCTATAGTAGTTGAATGTTTAAGGAGACTTGGATTTACCCGTGTGGAGGCTGTAAAGGACGGTAAGGGGAGCAGTGACACTGTACGGTACACGGTTACCTCGGATGTGACAGTTCATCTGGTTGTGGTAGAGGTCGAGCCTGGGAAAAAGTGTATGGTAACACTTTATGGTGACAACGGCGCGGCTCCAAGGACAGGCATATTTGAGTACGAAACCGATTTCGCCATCCTGCAGGACACGGCATTCCCAGTCGACACAGCCAGCTATCTGCAAAATGCAGACCTGCAGAGGTTGGTCCAAACGGtccagttgaagttgcaGTTGAAGCCGATACCGACGCGGACAAGAACGTGCCCGCTCAGAGAGAGCGAGGTCGGGGCACGCAGCATCCCTAAACCAGAACCACTGCCCTCTTTGCACAGACCCGTTAAAACTACAGAACCACAGAATGCGCGGCCCGCTGACATGCCTGGGTTCGATGACGAGTACGAGGTAAACGGGCCCCGCGGCGGGGCTGCCCACAGAGACCAGTTCCCCGGGTTGTCGCTGGGTCCGACACGCTCGGGAGGGTACGGCGACGTGGATCTGTACCCTATGGGCCTGAGGCAACCGTTTGGGCCTGGGGTAGGGCCCACTGCACCGGGCCAAGGTGGCATGATTTTCGATCCATTTGGCAGCAACCGGGAGAGAGACATGATGGCTGAGGACCAGCAGAACCGTGGGCCCGGGTGGATGCCAGGTGCCAAATTCGACGAACCGTACGGCGGTAGCGGATCCACTCGTTTTGGAGGCGGATCTACTGGATTCCCAGGCGCAGGTTCAGGTTCAGGCGCAGGCGCAGGACCCGGGTTTATGTGA
- the EGO2 gene encoding Ego2p (similar to Saccharomyces cerevisiae YNR034W-A and YCR075W-A; ancestral locus Anc_6.348) → MTSTLLGTLLFDGNDNLVECSGVGQARVADIKQLSVVPLDKEGYGAVKVNGTDMTAYLYKRGEMTLVSYQNS, encoded by the coding sequence ATGACCTCCACGCTACTGGGGACACTGCTGTTTGATGGCAACGACAACCTCGTGGAGTGTTCCGGTGTTGGGCAGGCCCGCGTCGCGGATATCAAGCAATTAAGTGTCGTCCCGCTGGATAAGGAAGGGTACGGTGCAGTCAAAGTCAACGGCACGGACATGACAGCGTATCTGTACAAGAGGGGTGAAATGACACTTGTGTCTTACCAGAACAGTTGA
- the ERS1 gene encoding cystinosin-like protein ERS1 (similar to Saccharomyces cerevisiae ERS1 (YCR075C); ancestral locus Anc_6.346), protein MAFPLIADRVLGAVYVAAWSVSMYTPVVTNYAVRSSNGVSPDFVALNTAGYFYLVCSYLLQMFGWVPASEDSASSKLVAPNVSLFDLLYCTHGELLNVVLWTQVRFGKVLWGFQHDHSRRMKPVYYRIFALSVLVFVQLTAKFTYDCVQFGWDNHRTLRYCNRLFLLKICMSLIKYVPQVRHNHERRSVKGFSIPGVMLDIAGGVCSLLQLLLQLAGDGAFTWSLVKVNFGKIALSMVTLMFCLIFILQWVVYDKSKVKQLAKF, encoded by the coding sequence ATGGCGTTTCCCTTGATAGCAGACAGGGTACTGGGTGCCGTATACGTTGCTGCGTGGTCTGTATCGATGTACACGCCCGTGGTGACGAACTACGCAGTGCGGTCGTCGAACGGTGTCTCGCCGGACTTCGTGGCGCTCAACACGGCAGGTTACTTCTACCTCGTGTGCTCGTACTTGCTGCAGATGTTCGGGTGGGTGCCCGCCTCCGAAGACAGCGCGTCCTCGAAACTGGTGGCCCCGAACGTCTCGCTGTTTGACTTGCTGTACTGCACGCACGGCGAGCTTCTGAACGTCGTGCTGTGGACGCAGGTCAGGTTCGGCAAAGTGCTGTGGGGGTTTCAACACGACCACTCGCGCCGGATGAAGCCCGTGTACTACCGTATCTTTGCCCTCTCGGTGCTCGTATTCGTTCAATTGACGGCGAAGTTCACGTACGACTGCGTGCAATTCGGGTGGGACAACCACCGGACGCTGCGCTACTGCAACAGACTCTTCCTGCTCAAGATCTGCATGTCACTCATCAAGTACGTCCCGCAGGTGCGGCACAACCACGAGCGGCGGTCCGTCAAGGGGTTCTCCATTCCGGGCGTGATGCTGGACATCGCGGGCGGTGTCTGttctctgttgcaactgctTCTGCAACTGGCAGGCGATGGGGCCTTCACATGGTCCCTCGTCAAGGTCAATTTTGGCAAGATTGCGCTCTCAATGGTGACGCTCATGTTCTGCCTCATCTTCATACTGCAATGGGTAGTCTACGACAAGTCGAAGGTCAAACAGCTTGCCAAGTTCTAA
- the KNAG0I02810 gene encoding uncharacterized protein gives MDVDSFRGWLSFDNVMGGIYVVAWSVSMYPPVTTNWHYKSTNGVSPDFVLLNTSGYMYQVISTTLQFYGWRPSSTSASRGGKVPVEQPIVTTFDVWYAVHGLLLCYALLSQYILGKQLWHFSENRPVTMKPLYKKILLLSLTLFVASTVRICVAVYTTGWDNSKLLQYTNDLYMLKISMSITKYIPQIRYNYARKSLKGFALKAVVLDIIGGVASILQLVYQLGTAHGFHWSTFVSNFGKIGMALVTILFSSVFVAQWVVYRPATECGDSERAAIPMHNLVPDAPHQVCSSNDPQATLYKI, from the coding sequence ATGGATGTTGACTCATTCCGTGGGTGGTTGTCCTTTGATAACGTCATGGGGGGTATCTACGTCGTTGCGTGGTCTGTATCGATGTACCCACCAGTGACGACCAATTGGCACTACAAGTCCACGAATGGGGTCTCGCCCGATTTTGTTCTGCTCAACACCAGTGGGTACATGTACCAGGTAATATCAACCACTTTGCAGTTTTACGGGTGGAGACCCTCCTCGACATCTGCTTCAAGGGGGGGTAAAGTACCAGTGGAGCAACCAATTGTGACCACGTTTGATGTGTGGTACGCTGTTCACGGACTCCTGCTGTGCTATGCACTCCTGTCGCAGTACATATTGGGCAAGCAACTGTGGCATTTCAGCGAGAACAGGCCCGTTACCATGAAACCACTCTACAAGAAGATACTACTCCTCTCCCTCACACTGTTTGTGGCATCTACCGTACGGATATGTGTTGCCGTCTACACCACTGGCTGGGACAACTCAAAACTACTACAGTACACCAACGACCTCTACATGCTTAAAATATCCATGTCCATCACTAAATACATACCGCAGATCAGGTACAACTACGCCCGCAAATCGCTCAAGGGGTTTGCCCTAAAAGCCGTGGTCTTAGACATAATCGGCGGTGTGGCCTCCATCCTACAGCTGGTCTACCAGTTGGGCACAGCGCACGGATTCCACTGGTCCACGTTCGTGTCCAACTTCGGCAAAATCGGGATGGCCCTCGTCACCATCCTCTTCAGCAGCGTTTTCGTCGCGCAATGGGTTGTATATAGGCCAGCAACAGAATGCGGCGACTCGGAAAGAGCCGCGATCCCAATGCACAACCTGGTACCAGATGCTCCTCACCAGGTTTGTTCGAGTAACGATCCGCAAGCGACATTATATAAgatataa